The Gossypium arboreum isolate Shixiya-1 chromosome 2, ASM2569848v2, whole genome shotgun sequence region AACTGGTCAGCTTCCCAAAACGCTAGTAGCACTTCAATTATTCCAACAACTAAGAGCTTTGCAAAGGAAGGAGGACAAACAACGAAACCAATGGGGAATAATAGCAAAATAGGTTCTTCCGCACCATTTATCAAGAGATTGACACGAGCAAAAATGGCAGAAAGAAGGGCTAAAGGATTGTGTTATAATTGTGACGAGTGTTACTCCATGGGACATAGATGTAAAAGACTATTTTGAATAGAAGTACCAGATATTGAAGATGAACAAGATGATGAGGTAGATGATCTTGAAATTTCTTTACATGCCATTAGAGGAACTTGCAATTCATCTACTATGCAACTAACACCAAACATAagcagaaaaaaattattaacatgATTCTAATCTCACAAGAAATGGCCCCAAACTGTACAAAGATGCTATaagcaataaaaaaaaaagagtaatgaATGATGAAAGAATTGTTGGAAGAGTGCCTCTAGGGCACATTTTAAGtgctaattaatatatatttacggAAACAGTTGACAACTTTATTCATCATTTTCAATGCATTGGATAAAGATATTTCTATATGGAGTAACCTTAAAAAAGTATCATTAGGGCACAATGCTCCCTCTTTACATCATGAATCCaggtgaaaatatatatatgcaaaccTGTTTCACCAAAACCCTTGAAGCTGCTTACCTGCTCCTTTTTGCTTTCATTTTATTCTTTGGCACAAAATTTGAGAACGGAAATTGTGTCCTGAAATACAGTTATACAACTATCATGTGGTAACAAATGTAGATGTAGTAAGAAAGCAATGAATGTGGATTCACAAACTTTAAAGATTTAACCAGCATTATTCGTGTCTTATGCACTGCTTGCGTTATTGCTGCACTATCTTCCAGACACGAATGCAGGCGTCCTCCCCTGAACTAGCCACATTGcagtcatcaataaaaaccaaacCATAAACTCCACCAGGATGAGCATTCTTAACAGTTATGCGACTTGAAGCAGGTTTCCCAACTTCATATATGATTACACAAGTGTCTAGTGATCCTGTAGCCACCATAGTGCTATTAGGAGACCAAGCAAGGCAATTGATACGAGCTGTGTGGAACAACATGTTATTAAGCTTCACCTGCAAAACGATAAGGAAAACCATATTTTTAGCTACAAAGCAAAAGATGGTGGTTAATACATCCAGTCACACTttataaaagcactttaaagtaTCCTGTTGTTCAAAATAATTAGAAACTTTGTTGGCCCATCCATGGCAACACACCTTATTTTTGTTTCTTGATTTGAAGTAAGCGGTAACAGAAATGTGCATAATGCTGCTCAAGatatcataaacaaattaaaactaGTTTTATAATATCATATTCGGGCTGTAAGACAATGCAACATCAGAAAGCTGAGAGCTTTAGCAAGTTGCTTCATGCAATAAAACAGGTTTCTACCTAGCAGTTGATGCCAAAATCAAACACAAACAACCAGATAACTGAAGAAATGATCAAGTACTCCAAACATAATTAGCATTCCACTATCAGTCCTAAAAGAGACTCCGCAGACCCAGAACTATGGCCATGCCACAAGGGCTTTGGAGTAATGTAGCAAATGCAACTGAGAAACTAGAGGATGACCACAAAAAAGGCTGATTATCAAGGAGGAATGTCCCCGATTGAATAAAAATGATGGATCTGAATCCCATAATAATGTAGGACATTACTTTTGGGAAATATGTTTGAAGCATCCACTCTTGTTAAGGAGGAAGCCATCTCTGTTAACTGAATATGTATTGCCCGATTTACTTTTGACATCAAGGAAATGTCAAGCAATTAGATATAAGTAATGAACATAATGGTTGCTACCCCCCAAACATTACATCTCAAAGATGGGATGAATCAAGCTACCATCCAAGTTTTATTGGAAGGCTAGGACATATTAAAACTAATATGAAGTTCAAGCTACCTCTTTGGAGGTACGATCCCAAACAACTGCTTCGCGGTTTAGATCAGCAGAAGCAAACATGGAAAAATCTGGTGAATACCGTATTACGCTAATTGGACCTCTATGCTTCTCAAGGGTTGCTTCTTCTGTAAGAGAATCACCTGAGACAGAATATATATGCAACTTACCATCGTGGCCCCCCACAATTGCCTCACTTCCATCAGGTGCAATAACAGACGCTGTCACTGAAAATCCAAGGTTGATGTTTGAAAGTATTTGCATATCCTTAAGCAATACAACTCCAGAATCCAATGAAACGAAAGCCAGATCAGGGGAATTAATGGCCTGGCTCAAGTCCTTTGGTTGACTGCCAACATCTATATATTCTGCATCTCCAGCTTTATCTTGATCAAGAGAAATTCTCCATACCTGAAATTAACTGAGGACTTGTCAACAGAAgaaaaaactagtattcaagctAGGTGCCGAGTGTTTGCAGCGAATATAAATCAATGAAATTACTTATCTAGATAGAGATGGTATCAATGTTGAACAATAAAAAGAATTTTACAGGTGACCCGTGTATGGATAGAGaaactttaaacattcatcaagATTACAACCATCATGCAGAAAAAGGAACCTTGATATTCTTCATATTGCCATAGAAGACAAGTGTTGCAATTTCTTTAAGATTGGGTACTGTATAGCTAGGAAGAAAGTAATCATTCTGATTATTATCAAACATAATCAACATCTTTTCAACAATGTTTAAAACTCTAGTTCTTATACAGCACATTGTTAGCAAATGCTTTAGAAAATATTCAAATCCTAGTCCCAAAGTTTCATCTGTTAATAATTATCTTGATCaggtaaaataaaatttcatttgaaagcTATATTCCAAGTCCTTGATAAATGAACTTCATATGAAGAACAAAGTTGTCTTGACATTTTTCTCTGTTTAGTAGTGGATGAACTGAATAACAGAGATTATTAATGCATATTTTGTTAACAATAAAAAAATGCAATGTATTTTTTGGTATAAGTTCACCTTATCATCGTATCCAGATGTCATTATCTCCTCTTTTGTAGCAACCAAACATTTAATTTGAGAACTATCTTTCCTCTGTAATTTGCCACTGTGTCCAGTCCCTGGAGTCCATCGAAGGATAGATCCATCGAAGCTGCTGGATAGAATAATCTTTTCGTTGCTTTCGATTAAAGTTAATGTATTTACGTTCTTCATATGTCCAGACaaacataatggttgtttatcagGATCACTAGCAGAGTATAAGTTAATTGTGCCAGAAAGGGAAACTGTAATGAGATGATCATTCTGCCACAGACATCCAACAAGCATGTCTTCCACTCCACCAGATCCAGAGCATTCCAACGTTTTACTTACTTTGCCAGTACCGTCCTCAAAAATCTCCCATATCTTGGCAGTCTTGTCAGCAGAAACAGTTAGTACCTGATTTCATCAATAAAATAAAGCGCAAATCAAATAGTTAGTAAGAAATCTCAAGCCAATAAGCCCAAAGGCTCCTAAATGAATAAGATGTTACGACCCTCCAAAAATATTATTATTCTGCTCCATTATCCGCAGCTTGTCTAACATCTCTAAGCCTAAATTCGGATAGTGGTCAAATATAAATTTCAAAGAGTTTGAAATTCTCGAAAAGAATACATGTAACTATACCCACAAATGCAATGGCATAAAACATGCATGCACATATGAATAATGAAACCAAGCCGAAGCTGTTAACTTGCATTTGGGTTAGAGAAGTTTCACAAAAGCGAGAGTAATGTCAGAAGCATAATTGCATTGACAGGGCATGGTCCTTATCAAAACAACTAAATAAAATACTCAACTAGATGCTTACATGTTTACCATCTCCACTCCAGCTAACAGCATAAATGCTACCTGTATGACCATCTTCACTGGACAACTGCCCCATTGTTTCGCCAGTCTTTGCATCATATATTATACCCTTCTTATCTGAGCTTACGCTAATTAGTTTGCTGCCATCTGGGGAAAATCTAATGCAGTTGACAAAATTTGCATGCTCCCTGCACATCATAAAACAATTCCTTGAATAACCCTAAAACTAACATAAATCTTAAGAACCAGTGGAATACTATTTTCCTAATGAAACTCATACTTTCCTAAGCAGTTGTGAAGTTAGACTGTTAAAGAAGTTAGCTGTTAAAAAGCTGTTAAAGAAGTTGGTTTGTTGAACAGATTAGCAGCTTTAATATCTTGTCTATAAATATAGACTCTTGTGTAGTTGGAAAGATAAGAGCAAGAAATACTCTTTTCATTTTTGTTAGTCTCTATTAAAATCAAACAGTGCACACTTTTCAGT contains the following coding sequences:
- the LOC108466585 gene encoding actin-interacting protein 1-2, which translates into the protein MSKKNNKISDQLVQKAPTSIPALFLPTKILQNSLFANHTHTHTHTHTHTQMALIETYACAPSTERGRGILISGDPKTNSILYCNARSVFIRYLDRPLHVAVYGDHSYPVTVARYSPNGEWIASADVSGIIRIWGTHNDFVLKNEFKVLSGRIDDLQWSPDGLRIVACGDGKGKSFVRAFMWDSGSTVGDFDGHSKRVLSCHFKPTRPFRIASCGEDFLVNFYEGPPFKFKLSHREHANFVNCIRFSPDGSKLISVSSDKKGIIYDAKTGETMGQLSSEDGHTGSIYAVSWSGDGKHVLTVSADKTAKIWEIFEDGTGKVSKTLECSGSGGVEDMLVGCLWQNDHLITVSLSGTINLYSASDPDKQPLCLSGHMKNVNTLTLIESNEKIILSSSFDGSILRWTPGTGHSGKLQRKDSSQIKCLVATKEEIMTSGYDDKVWRISLDQDKAGDAEYIDVGSQPKDLSQAINSPDLAFVSLDSGVVLLKDMQILSNINLGFSVTASVIAPDGSEAIVGGHDGKLHIYSVSGDSLTEEATLEKHRGPISVIRYSPDFSMFASADLNREAVVWDRTSKEVKLNNMLFHTARINCLAWSPNSTMVATGSLDTCVIIYEVGKPASSRITVKNAHPGGVYGLVFIDDCNVASSGEDACIRVWKIVQQ